In a single window of the Bactrocera dorsalis isolate Fly_Bdor chromosome 2, ASM2337382v1, whole genome shotgun sequence genome:
- the LOC125776366 gene encoding uncharacterized protein LOC125776366 yields MDVDMASSSTPTMRSAISAPRAEAAPIAAPRTNTAPAAPRTTTGSTATTASRQSTPALPVDLQLIRCPLCRRPHRLSHCGIFKGMPPMQRQQVAQAHGYCLNCLATSHATQECPSPNRCQICVRAHHTMLHRTTRRDSGRPPASRTSGGVRRSQRTPVTAYRRRGPSAAESRPWRHNRATSTRRHRLGPRSRRSTGLSRVVAALQRLQRLLG; encoded by the coding sequence ATGGACGTGGATATGGCATCATCGTCAACGCCAACCATGCGTTCGGCAATTTCCGCCCCTCGCGCTGAAGCTGCCCCAATAGCAGCACCCCGGACCAACACTGCACCGGCAGCGCCTCGAACAACAACAGGCTCCACCGCGACAACGGCTTCGCGTCAAAGCACGCCAGCATTACCAGTGGATTTGCAACTAATTCGTTGTCCATTATGCCGCCGCCCTCATCGGCTATCGCACTGCGGTATATTCAAAGGCATGCCGCCGATGCAACGCCAGCAGGTGGCACAGGCGCACGGGTATTGCCTGAATTGTCTGGCAACTTCCCACGCAACTCAGGAGTGCCCATCACCTAATCGTTGCCAAATCTGTGTGCGGGCTCATCATACGATGCTGCACCGCACTACCAGACGCGACTCCGGGCGCCCACCGGCTTCTCGCACCAGTGGTGGCGTCAGGCGTTCCCAAAGGACTCCTGTGACGGCATACCGCCGCCGCGGACCCTCTGCAGCGGAGTCCCGTCCTTGGCGCCATAACCGGGCAACATCAACACGACGCCATCGGCTTGGGCCGCGGTCCCGCCGGTCAACAGGTCTCAGCCGCGTTGTAGCGGCGCTGCAGCGGCTGCAGCGGCTTCTAGGCTaa